One Lactobacillus crispatus DNA segment encodes these proteins:
- a CDS encoding PolC-type DNA polymerase III encodes MANKNDLFLKLLKQVQFPDSFEDNALLQKGKIENVDVYAKEHRWDIHVFFDTPLMYDTYVALRKAVEETFSSFVNVRFYVGTADGSDQYLPDYWHYVVQNSNILQPVAREFLAGQKPKKVDGRWVIPVDNNVIDGLIEQKALDDLAEEMRDYGFFNLKFITQLDQTSSKNNLESLQELQQEHEKSMQEVFEKTPDKPKPQQPKQYPTRRTNYGKRKLDENAPITQIKELEDGVRNVVIEGNIFNVETRELKSGAIIFSGEITDYSDSIAFKKFVSNKDEIEELSAIKPGTWAKMQGSVADDQYIHDVVFNISSLETVEHVGRTEKYEGEPKRVELHVHTNMSQVDATNTPTDFIKTAKKFGQKAIAITDHGDVQSFPEAYSSGKALDMKILYGVEANMIDDHALLVLNPAPMTYEDREFVIFDVETTGLSSVYDTIIEIGAVKMKNGEVLERFDKFINPHHPLSEQTINLTSITDEMVGAADDEAVVIKQFQDFYGDRPLCGHNVQFDVGFVNAALRRAGLKEITQPVVDTLEVSRLLHPEQSRHTLDSLAKKYNVSLEHHHRANQDAEATGYLMFKLLDAFNKKYHENNLNNLNGYAAHGEVYKRARPSHMTVLAKDQAGLKNLYKLVSIASTKDFFRIPRTPKSDLARLHDGLLYGSGCWQGDVFIAMMQKGYDEAREKAKFYDYLEVQPPATYSQLIADGLIKDEDQLHEIIENIIKLGKELNKPVVATSDAHYVDQKDAIYRKILIAAQRSNPSRNKPQPDLHFYSTQEMLDAFSFLGEDVAKEIVIDNTNKIADELSEIQPIKDGLYPPHIEHADEEMKKLTYDKAYELYGKPLPKIVKDRIDLELNSIISNGYAVIYLISQRLVAKSNKDGYLVGSRGSVGSSLVATMSGITEVNPLAPHYRCPNCKYSQFFENGEYGSGFDLPDKDCPKCGTPLVKDGQDIPFATFLGFHGDKVPDIDLNFSGDYQPVAHNFIRVMFGPDNSYRAGTIATVADKTAYGYAKHYDEEHDLKLRNAELDRLAAGVRGVKRTTGQHPAGIVVVPDDMDIYDFTPVSYPADDVNAAWLITHYDFHSIHDNILKFDILGHDDPTMIRHLQDLSGIDPLTIPPDDPGVMSLFSSPDILGVTPEQIQSETGTLGVPEFGTRFVRGMLEETKPTTFSELLQISGLSHGTDVWLGNAENLINQGICKLKNVIGCRDNIMMDLIHWGVKPEVAFSTMESVRHGRGISDENMAILKKNKNIPDWYIPSCLKIKYMFPKAHATAYILMALRIAWFKVYYPEIYYTAYFSVRADLFDLVAMSHGKNTVKAAMKEIQDKGNDASAKDKSLMTVLEIANECLERGIKIKMVDIDQSEATDFKILDKHTILAPFNAVPGLGDNAAKQIVAARAEKKFLSKEDLAKRGKVSQTIMNYFEENGVLEGMPDENQLSLF; translated from the coding sequence GTGGCAAATAAAAACGATCTTTTCTTAAAATTGCTCAAACAGGTTCAATTTCCTGATAGTTTTGAAGACAATGCGCTTCTACAAAAAGGGAAAATTGAAAACGTGGATGTTTACGCTAAAGAACACAGGTGGGATATCCACGTTTTTTTTGATACTCCCTTGATGTATGACACCTATGTAGCATTAAGAAAAGCTGTAGAAGAAACTTTTTCTTCTTTTGTAAATGTAAGATTTTATGTTGGAACAGCTGATGGTTCTGATCAATATTTACCAGATTATTGGCATTATGTAGTTCAAAATTCAAATATTTTGCAACCTGTGGCTCGTGAATTTTTGGCTGGCCAAAAACCTAAAAAAGTTGATGGCCGCTGGGTTATTCCAGTTGATAATAATGTGATTGATGGTTTAATTGAGCAGAAGGCTTTAGATGATTTAGCTGAAGAGATGCGTGATTATGGCTTCTTTAATTTGAAATTTATAACTCAGCTGGATCAGACAAGTTCTAAAAACAATTTAGAAAGTTTGCAGGAGTTGCAACAAGAGCATGAAAAAAGCATGCAGGAAGTCTTTGAGAAGACGCCAGACAAACCTAAACCGCAACAACCTAAACAGTATCCAACTAGACGTACTAATTATGGTAAACGTAAATTAGATGAAAATGCTCCAATTACACAAATTAAAGAGCTGGAAGATGGCGTACGTAATGTAGTAATTGAGGGAAATATTTTTAATGTTGAAACTCGTGAGCTTAAATCTGGTGCAATCATTTTTTCTGGCGAAATTACGGATTATAGTGATTCAATTGCATTTAAGAAATTTGTTTCTAATAAAGATGAAATTGAAGAGCTATCTGCAATTAAACCAGGAACTTGGGCTAAAATGCAGGGGTCAGTTGCTGATGATCAATATATACATGATGTAGTTTTTAATATTAGTAGCTTAGAGACTGTCGAGCATGTTGGGCGAACTGAAAAATACGAAGGTGAGCCTAAACGAGTTGAACTACATGTTCATACTAATATGAGTCAGGTTGACGCAACTAATACTCCGACGGACTTTATTAAAACTGCTAAGAAGTTTGGACAAAAGGCAATTGCGATTACCGATCATGGTGATGTTCAATCATTCCCTGAAGCATATAGCAGTGGTAAAGCACTGGACATGAAAATATTGTATGGTGTAGAAGCTAATATGATTGATGATCATGCTTTACTAGTTTTGAATCCTGCACCGATGACCTATGAAGACCGCGAGTTTGTAATTTTTGACGTTGAAACTACGGGGTTGTCATCTGTTTACGACACAATTATCGAGATTGGTGCGGTTAAGATGAAGAACGGAGAAGTGCTTGAACGCTTTGATAAGTTCATTAATCCGCACCATCCTTTAAGTGAGCAAACTATTAATTTGACTTCAATTACAGATGAAATGGTTGGCGCAGCCGATGATGAAGCAGTTGTCATTAAGCAATTCCAAGACTTTTATGGCGATCGACCACTGTGTGGACATAACGTTCAATTTGATGTTGGGTTTGTTAATGCAGCATTAAGACGTGCAGGGCTAAAAGAAATTACTCAGCCAGTAGTTGATACACTTGAAGTATCGCGTTTACTACATCCAGAGCAGAGTCGTCATACTTTAGATTCATTAGCTAAGAAGTATAATGTTTCTTTGGAACACCATCACCGGGCAAATCAGGATGCTGAAGCAACTGGCTATTTAATGTTTAAATTGTTAGATGCTTTTAATAAAAAGTATCATGAAAATAATTTGAATAATTTGAATGGCTATGCAGCACATGGTGAAGTTTATAAACGAGCCCGTCCTTCCCATATGACAGTTTTGGCAAAGGATCAAGCTGGATTAAAGAATCTTTACAAATTAGTATCAATTGCCAGCACGAAGGACTTTTTCCGTATTCCTCGTACGCCGAAGTCAGATTTGGCTCGTTTGCATGATGGTTTACTTTATGGTTCTGGTTGTTGGCAAGGCGATGTCTTTATCGCAATGATGCAAAAAGGTTACGACGAAGCAAGAGAAAAAGCTAAATTTTATGATTATCTTGAAGTTCAACCTCCAGCAACCTATTCGCAATTAATTGCTGATGGTTTGATTAAGGATGAAGATCAATTACATGAAATTATTGAAAATATTATTAAATTAGGGAAGGAATTAAATAAGCCTGTAGTTGCAACTAGCGATGCCCACTACGTTGACCAAAAGGACGCTATTTATCGTAAAATTTTGATTGCGGCTCAGAGATCAAACCCTAGTCGAAATAAGCCGCAGCCAGATTTGCATTTCTATTCAACACAGGAAATGCTAGATGCATTTTCATTCTTAGGCGAAGATGTGGCTAAGGAAATTGTTATTGACAATACCAATAAAATTGCTGATGAATTGTCAGAAATTCAGCCAATTAAAGATGGGTTATACCCACCACATATTGAACATGCCGATGAAGAAATGAAGAAGTTGACCTATGATAAGGCTTATGAATTATATGGTAAGCCATTACCGAAGATTGTTAAGGATCGAATAGATTTGGAATTAAATTCCATTATTTCGAATGGTTATGCGGTTATTTACTTGATTTCTCAGCGTTTAGTAGCTAAGTCAAATAAAGATGGCTATTTGGTAGGTTCTCGTGGTTCTGTTGGCTCTAGTCTAGTAGCAACGATGTCAGGAATTACTGAAGTTAATCCGTTAGCTCCACACTATCGTTGTCCTAACTGTAAGTATTCACAATTCTTTGAAAATGGGGAATATGGTTCTGGTTTTGACTTGCCTGATAAAGATTGTCCAAAATGTGGAACTCCATTAGTTAAAGATGGACAAGATATCCCATTTGCGACTTTCTTAGGATTTCACGGCGATAAGGTTCCTGATATCGATTTGAACTTCTCAGGTGACTATCAACCAGTAGCCCATAATTTTATTCGAGTAATGTTTGGACCAGATAATTCATATCGTGCTGGAACGATTGCGACTGTTGCGGATAAGACTGCTTACGGTTATGCTAAACACTACGATGAAGAGCATGATTTAAAGCTAAGAAATGCGGAATTAGACCGTTTGGCAGCTGGTGTCCGTGGTGTCAAAAGAACTACTGGTCAACACCCTGCAGGAATTGTTGTAGTGCCCGATGATATGGACATTTATGATTTTACGCCGGTATCGTATCCAGCCGATGATGTAAATGCTGCTTGGTTGATTACTCACTATGACTTCCACTCTATTCATGATAATATTTTGAAGTTTGATATTCTGGGACATGATGATCCAACTATGATTCGTCACTTGCAGGATTTATCTGGGATTGATCCATTGACTATTCCACCCGATGACCCTGGAGTCATGTCATTATTTTCTAGTCCTGATATTTTAGGTGTTACTCCAGAGCAGATTCAATCAGAAACTGGAACTTTGGGTGTTCCAGAATTTGGTACCCGTTTTGTTAGAGGAATGCTTGAGGAGACTAAGCCAACGACATTTTCTGAATTATTACAGATTTCAGGTTTGTCCCATGGGACTGATGTATGGCTAGGAAATGCTGAGAACTTAATCAATCAAGGAATTTGCAAACTGAAAAATGTAATTGGTTGTCGTGACAACATCATGATGGACTTAATTCACTGGGGCGTTAAGCCAGAAGTTGCCTTTTCAACAATGGAATCCGTTCGTCATGGTCGTGGTATCAGCGATGAAAATATGGCTATTTTAAAGAAAAATAAGAATATTCCAGATTGGTATATTCCTTCTTGTCTGAAGATCAAGTACATGTTCCCTAAGGCTCACGCTACGGCTTACATTTTAATGGCTCTACGAATTGCTTGGTTTAAAGTATATTATCCTGAAATCTATTACACAGCTTACTTTTCAGTTCGTGCCGATCTATTTGATTTGGTTGCAATGAGTCATGGTAAGAATACTGTTAAGGCTGCAATGAAGGAAATTCAGGATAAAGGAAACGATGCATCAGCTAAGGATAAGAGTTTGATGACCGTGCTAGAAATAGCTAATGAATGTCTAGAACGAGGGATTAAGATCAAAATGGTTGATATTGATCAATCTGAAGCAACTGACTTTAAGATCTTAGATAAGCATACAATTTTAGCACCGTTCAATGCTGTTCCTGGTTTAGGGGATAATGCAGCTAAGCAGATTGTAGCTGCTCGTGCAGAAAAGAAGTTTTTGTCTAAAGAAGATTTAGCTAAGCGCGGTAAAGTATCACAAACAATTATGAATTATTTCGAAGAAAATGGTGTCTTGGAAGGGATGCCAGATGAAAATCAATTATCACTTTTCTGA
- the rimP gene encoding ribosome maturation factor RimP, translating into MSKVIDSVRPVVETIIDEHGDMLVDMEYVKEKGQNYLRIYVDRQPNGIDIDEIAALSELVSEKLDALDPDPLPDLYVLELSSPGAERPIKTKADWEKALNDYIHVGLYQKIENKKMYEGTLKSYNDDEVVLEIKDKTRRKTLTVPRKLIANIRFAIEF; encoded by the coding sequence TTGTCTAAAGTTATAGATTCTGTTCGTCCAGTTGTCGAAACAATTATTGATGAACATGGTGACATGTTGGTTGATATGGAATACGTTAAAGAAAAAGGGCAAAATTATTTACGCATTTATGTTGATCGCCAACCAAACGGTATTGACATTGATGAGATTGCAGCTTTAAGTGAACTTGTTTCCGAAAAGCTGGATGCTCTTGATCCTGATCCACTTCCAGATCTTTATGTTTTGGAATTATCATCTCCAGGGGCAGAACGACCAATCAAAACAAAAGCTGATTGGGAAAAAGCTCTGAATGATTACATTCATGTCGGTCTTTATCAAAAGATTGAGAATAAAAAAATGTATGAAGGTACACTCAAGTCTTATAATGATGACGAAGTTGTATTAGAAATAAAAGATAAGACAAGACGAAAAACATTAACTGTTCCCCGTAAGTTAATTGCAAATATTCGTTTTGCAATTGAATTTTAG
- the nusA gene encoding transcription termination factor NusA has translation MSKEMLEAFATLENTKGIKQDVIVDAIKAALVAAYKKNYNQAQNVEVDFDERKGNFKVMAVKTVVDEVQDDRLEVSLKDALTINRAYEVGDEIRFEVTPKNFGRIAAQTAKQVIMQRLREAERNHIIDEYSQYEDELVTGTVERRDNRFVYVKIGNVEAVMPHRDQMPNEVYNPQDQIRVLVTHVGSDSKGAQITVSRTAPDMVKRLFEQEVPEIYDGTVEIVSIAREAGDRTKMAVKSNDPNIDPVGTCVGQKGARVQNVVNELGGENIDIVKYEEDPSDFIANALNPAEVIAVQFGDDEEEKSALVIVPDYQLSLAIGKKGQNVRLAARLTGYKIDIRPESEVEFVDEKTNDTADAADSSETSENVESTDDAADVESSDDTTTVEDSSKEDKTEE, from the coding sequence ATGTCTAAAGAAATGCTAGAAGCGTTTGCTACTTTGGAAAATACCAAGGGCATTAAGCAAGATGTTATTGTTGATGCAATTAAAGCCGCTTTGGTAGCTGCATACAAAAAGAATTATAATCAAGCACAAAACGTTGAAGTTGATTTTGATGAAAGAAAAGGTAACTTCAAGGTAATGGCAGTTAAAACTGTTGTTGACGAAGTGCAAGATGACCGTCTTGAAGTTAGTTTAAAGGATGCTTTAACAATTAATCGTGCTTATGAGGTAGGCGACGAAATTCGTTTTGAAGTAACACCTAAAAATTTTGGTAGAATTGCCGCCCAAACTGCTAAGCAAGTTATCATGCAACGTCTACGTGAAGCCGAAAGAAACCATATTATTGATGAATATTCACAATATGAAGATGAATTGGTTACTGGTACCGTGGAAAGACGCGACAATCGTTTCGTTTATGTAAAGATTGGTAATGTTGAAGCTGTTATGCCTCACCGTGATCAAATGCCAAATGAGGTTTACAATCCCCAAGACCAGATTCGTGTACTAGTAACTCATGTTGGCTCCGATAGCAAGGGTGCACAAATTACAGTCTCAAGAACTGCTCCTGACATGGTTAAACGATTGTTTGAACAAGAAGTTCCAGAAATTTATGATGGAACCGTTGAAATTGTTTCAATCGCACGTGAAGCAGGTGACAGAACTAAAATGGCTGTTAAGTCAAATGATCCTAACATCGATCCGGTAGGTACCTGTGTAGGCCAAAAGGGTGCTCGTGTACAAAATGTAGTTAACGAACTTGGCGGTGAAAATATTGATATCGTTAAGTATGAAGAAGATCCATCTGACTTTATTGCTAATGCATTAAATCCAGCAGAAGTGATTGCGGTTCAATTTGGTGATGATGAAGAAGAAAAAAGTGCTTTAGTTATCGTACCAGATTACCAGTTATCACTTGCAATTGGTAAGAAAGGTCAGAACGTTCGCTTAGCTGCTCGTTTGACAGGCTATAAGATTGATATTCGTCCTGAATCTGAAGTAGAATTTGTAGATGAAAAAACAAATGATACAGCTGATGCTGCAGATAGTAGCGAAACTTCTGAAAATGTTGAAAGTACAGATGACGCTGCTGACGTTGAAAGCTCAGATGATACAACTACTGTAGAAGATTCAAGTAAAGAAGATAAAACTGAAGAATAG
- the rnpM gene encoding RNase P modulator RnpM, translated as MKKRKIPMRKDLLTDTMQPKKELVRIVIDKEKNVSVDPTGKKAGRGAYVSLDPSKIEAAKEKNVLERSLGAKVPDTFYDELYSYVDHQKARKELFGDK; from the coding sequence TTGAAAAAAAGAAAAATCCCAATGCGGAAGGATTTATTAACCGATACAATGCAGCCCAAGAAGGAATTAGTACGTATTGTTATCGATAAAGAAAAAAATGTGTCAGTTGATCCAACAGGTAAAAAGGCTGGTCGCGGCGCATATGTTTCCCTTGATCCAAGTAAGATTGAAGCTGCTAAAGAGAAGAATGTATTAGAACGTAGTTTAGGTGCGAAAGTTCCAGATACTTTTTACGATGAGCTTTACTCTTATGTTGATCATCAAAAGGCAAGAAAAGAATTATTTGGTGATAAATAA
- a CDS encoding L7Ae/L30e/S12e/Gadd45 family ribosomal protein: MQNRQKAINLLGLAERAGKLTTGTETVINELNKHKIKAVIMASDVQDNTAEKVNRAARKDNIPMITMFTAIELSKAIGKKRKVLGLTDAGFAKALVKKINEGV, encoded by the coding sequence TTGCAAAATAGACAAAAAGCAATTAATTTGTTAGGTTTAGCTGAGCGTGCTGGTAAGTTAACTACCGGTACAGAGACAGTCATTAATGAACTTAATAAGCATAAAATCAAAGCGGTTATTATGGCTAGTGATGTTCAAGACAACACGGCAGAAAAAGTAAACCGCGCTGCCAGAAAAGACAATATTCCTATGATAACTATGTTTACTGCCATTGAATTGTCAAAGGCAATTGGCAAAAAACGCAAAGTTTTAGGATTAACTGATGCTGGTTTTGCTAAGGCGTTAGTTAAAAAAATAAATGAAGGAGTGTGA
- the infB gene encoding translation initiation factor IF-2, whose amino-acid sequence MAKKRIYEIAKEVGVDNKVVVQKAKDLGLDVKNHMSSVDDSQVAKLKNSFQNSAPAAKSSNKKNKIKISVSSIRKNEKKQEDNNSSKNSKRRNNKRRSNNHGHENKNDRRNNTGKPKAAALLQQFKQKQRAEEGQLNREAQKARKEYHEQLRHPKQEQPVKDNKKTTNHKDNKKKAEPVEKKVIGPKILKPSPARLKKQQPEATKERVQVTIPEAPKEEKRGNNRGRNMGKPGRKGKNQFGNGRSDHSDRSERKRRKNKKRQQEQKPKKTLTKRKERPLPETLVYEEGMNAQDIGKLIHREPAEIVKKLFMLGVMTNQNQSLDKDTIELLAAEYGINAEQKVHEDISDIDNIYDKRMEESKESKNQVKRPPVVTIMGHVDHGKTTLLDRLRHTHVSAHEAGGITQKIGAYQVRLDDRLITFLDTPGHAAFSNMRARGAEITDIVVLVVAADDGVMPQTVEAIDHAKSANVPIIVAINKMDKPGANPQHVTEELMKYNLIPEDYGGDTIFVNISAKTGQNVDDLLQMILLQSDVMELKANPTEMAIGTVIEARLSRGRGPVADVLIQQGTLNVGDPIVVGNTFGRVRTMTNDRGRQVKKATPSEPVEITGLNDVPESADKLVEFKDEKTARSVGEARAQQALQKSRENVQHVTLDNLFDTMKKENMKEVDIVLKADVQGSVEALQQSLEKIEVEGVRVNIIHSGVGAINESDVTLAGASNAFIIGFNVRPTATAKSQAETDGVDIRLYSIIYKAIDDVTAAMKGMLEPTYEEKVIGNLTVRETWKVSKVGTIAGSFVDKGLVKNDSKIRVIRDGIVKYDGEIASLKRFKDDVKEVKQGNDCGLTIKDYNDIKVGDEFEVYEMQQVEPK is encoded by the coding sequence ATGGCAAAGAAAAGAATTTATGAAATCGCAAAAGAAGTCGGCGTTGATAACAAAGTTGTAGTCCAAAAAGCAAAGGATTTAGGCTTAGATGTAAAGAACCACATGTCATCAGTAGATGATTCACAGGTTGCAAAGTTAAAGAATAGTTTCCAAAACTCCGCTCCTGCTGCAAAATCTTCTAATAAAAAGAATAAAATAAAAATCTCTGTTTCTTCTATTCGCAAAAATGAAAAGAAGCAAGAAGATAATAATAGTTCTAAGAATTCTAAGAGACGCAATAATAAACGTCGTTCAAATAATCACGGTCATGAGAATAAAAATGATCGTAGAAATAATACAGGTAAGCCAAAGGCAGCTGCTTTGTTACAACAATTTAAACAAAAGCAACGGGCAGAAGAAGGGCAACTTAATCGTGAAGCCCAAAAAGCCAGAAAAGAATATCATGAGCAATTAAGACATCCAAAACAAGAACAGCCAGTGAAAGATAATAAGAAAACAACCAACCACAAAGATAACAAGAAGAAAGCAGAACCAGTAGAAAAGAAAGTTATTGGTCCTAAGATTTTAAAGCCTTCTCCAGCTCGTTTGAAGAAGCAACAGCCTGAAGCGACTAAAGAACGAGTTCAAGTTACTATTCCTGAGGCTCCTAAGGAAGAAAAACGCGGCAATAATCGTGGTCGCAACATGGGAAAGCCAGGACGCAAGGGTAAAAATCAATTTGGCAATGGTCGTAGTGACCATTCAGATCGTTCAGAGAGAAAGCGGCGTAAGAATAAAAAACGTCAACAAGAGCAAAAACCAAAGAAAACACTTACTAAGCGTAAGGAACGTCCATTACCAGAAACATTAGTTTACGAAGAAGGTATGAACGCTCAAGATATTGGTAAGTTAATTCACCGTGAACCAGCTGAAATTGTTAAGAAACTCTTCATGCTTGGCGTGATGACTAACCAAAACCAATCTTTGGATAAAGATACAATTGAACTTTTAGCTGCTGAATATGGTATCAATGCTGAGCAAAAAGTTCATGAAGACATCTCTGATATTGATAATATCTATGACAAGAGAATGGAAGAGTCAAAGGAATCTAAAAACCAGGTTAAACGCCCACCAGTTGTTACAATCATGGGACACGTTGACCATGGTAAGACCACTTTACTTGATCGTCTTCGTCATACTCATGTTTCAGCTCATGAAGCTGGTGGTATTACTCAAAAGATTGGTGCTTACCAAGTTAGATTAGATGATCGCTTAATTACATTCTTGGATACACCAGGACACGCAGCATTTTCTAACATGCGTGCACGTGGTGCTGAAATTACTGATATTGTTGTACTGGTTGTTGCTGCAGATGATGGTGTAATGCCACAAACTGTAGAAGCAATTGACCATGCAAAGAGTGCTAATGTTCCAATAATTGTAGCAATTAACAAGATGGATAAGCCAGGTGCAAATCCACAACACGTAACTGAGGAATTAATGAAATACAATTTGATTCCTGAAGATTACGGTGGTGATACTATCTTCGTTAATATTTCAGCTAAGACAGGTCAAAATGTTGATGACTTATTACAAATGATCTTGTTGCAATCTGATGTGATGGAACTTAAGGCTAATCCAACTGAAATGGCAATTGGTACTGTGATTGAAGCTCGTTTGTCACGTGGTCGTGGACCTGTAGCAGACGTTTTAATCCAACAAGGTACACTTAATGTTGGTGACCCGATTGTTGTTGGTAACACTTTTGGTCGTGTTCGTACTATGACTAATGATCGTGGACGTCAAGTTAAGAAGGCTACACCATCAGAACCTGTTGAAATTACTGGTTTGAACGATGTGCCTGAATCTGCTGATAAGTTAGTTGAATTTAAGGATGAAAAGACCGCTAGAAGTGTTGGTGAAGCTAGAGCACAACAAGCTTTACAAAAGTCTCGTGAAAATGTTCAACACGTAACTCTTGATAACCTCTTCGATACTATGAAGAAGGAAAACATGAAGGAAGTTGACATTGTCTTGAAGGCTGATGTTCAAGGTTCTGTAGAAGCTTTACAACAATCGCTTGAAAAGATTGAAGTTGAAGGCGTACGTGTAAATATCATTCACTCAGGTGTAGGTGCCATTAATGAATCAGATGTAACTTTGGCTGGTGCATCAAATGCATTTATTATTGGGTTCAACGTTCGTCCAACTGCTACTGCTAAGAGCCAAGCTGAAACCGATGGCGTAGATATTCGTCTTTACAGCATTATTTACAAGGCTATTGATGATGTTACTGCTGCCATGAAGGGTATGCTTGAACCAACTTATGAAGAAAAGGTTATCGGTAATCTTACTGTTCGTGAAACTTGGAAGGTTTCTAAGGTTGGTACAATTGCTGGTTCCTTCGTTGATAAGGGCTTGGTTAAGAATGATTCTAAGATTAGAGTTATTCGTGATGGTATCGTTAAGTATGATGGTGAAATTGCTTCACTTAAGAGATTTAAAGATGATGTTAAGGAAGTTAAGCAAGGTAACGATTGTGGTTTAACGATTAAGGACTACAACGACATTAAAGTTGGCGACGAATTCGAAGTTTACGAAATGCAACAAGTTGAGCCTAAGTAA
- a CDS encoding ribosome-binding factor A, whose protein sequence is MKHRIGRVEGEILRELTKILQKNIRDPRLSGVTITAVECTNDLSYATVYYSLLTEDEHKEEEVQAGFEKAKGMMRHLLGQTLTVYKVPELIFKRDNSVLYGSKIDRLIAEVKKQDAKRENK, encoded by the coding sequence ATGAAGCATAGAATTGGTCGTGTTGAAGGTGAAATTCTACGCGAATTAACCAAGATTTTACAAAAGAATATTCGTGATCCGCGCTTAAGTGGTGTAACTATTACCGCAGTTGAATGTACGAATGATCTTTCATATGCAACTGTTTATTACAGCCTGCTAACTGAAGATGAGCATAAGGAAGAAGAGGTTCAGGCAGGTTTTGAAAAGGCAAAAGGCATGATGCGTCATTTGCTTGGTCAAACATTAACTGTTTATAAGGTTCCTGAATTAATTTTTAAACGTGATAATTCAGTTTTGTATGGTAGTAAGATTGACCGTTTGATTGCAGAAGTTAAGAAACAAGATGCTAAGCGGGAAAACAAATAA
- the truB gene encoding tRNA pseudouridine(55) synthase TruB, with product MLNGILVIDKDKGMTSADVVYHLRRVLNIRKIGHAGTLDPEVTGVLPIAIGQATKLIEMMHTRPKEYIGTGLFGYSTDSYDATGTVLKEKKLIQPFSGAEIQENMNKFVGEIVQVPPIYSAVKVNGKHLYEYAREGIEVERPQRRVEVKQYDLTKEPVFDINTGQESFDFKIKCSKGTYVRSLVNDLGEKLDCPATMTYLRRTASSGFDITQAVKLKEIEENPEKATELIQPIDAFFKEYTQVDLTEEKWLKVKNGAGISLETNAKKVALRYNKKVKAIYEKKGKLYRPSLMLLQNE from the coding sequence ATGTTAAACGGAATTTTAGTTATTGATAAAGATAAAGGGATGACTAGTGCAGATGTAGTTTATCATTTGCGCCGCGTATTAAATATTAGAAAAATAGGACATGCTGGTACGCTTGATCCTGAGGTGACAGGCGTTTTACCAATTGCTATTGGTCAGGCTACTAAATTAATTGAAATGATGCATACTAGGCCAAAAGAATATATTGGCACGGGACTATTTGGTTATAGCACAGATAGTTATGATGCAACTGGAACTGTTTTAAAAGAAAAAAAGTTGATTCAGCCTTTTTCTGGTGCAGAAATTCAAGAAAATATGAATAAATTTGTAGGAGAAATTGTTCAAGTGCCTCCAATTTATTCTGCTGTTAAAGTGAATGGTAAACATCTTTATGAATATGCGCGTGAAGGAATTGAAGTTGAACGGCCTCAGAGAAGGGTTGAAGTCAAACAATATGATCTAACTAAAGAACCAGTTTTTGATATAAATACTGGACAAGAAAGCTTTGATTTTAAGATTAAATGCAGCAAAGGCACTTATGTTAGATCGTTAGTTAATGATCTAGGTGAAAAATTAGATTGCCCCGCAACGATGACTTATTTGAGAAGAACAGCTAGTTCTGGCTTTGATATTACACAAGCAGTAAAATTAAAGGAGATTGAAGAGAATCCGGAAAAGGCCACTGAACTTATACAGCCGATTGATGCATTTTTTAAGGAATACACTCAGGTTGATTTAACTGAAGAAAAGTGGCTTAAAGTTAAAAATGGAGCAGGTATTTCGCTTGAAACTAATGCGAAAAAAGTTGCACTACGATACAATAAAAAGGTGAAAGCAATTTATGAAAAAAAAGGAAAGCTTTATCGCCCAAGCTTAATGCTGTTGCAAAATGAATAA